In the Haliaeetus albicilla chromosome 7, bHalAlb1.1, whole genome shotgun sequence genome, one interval contains:
- the LRRN4 gene encoding leucine-rich repeat neuronal protein 4 produces the protein MFSHLLILSLLVGNTASGPVSRAEPAASRDITTFFQLAQEDSWENVNLTSMSCEDQKNRTWITLQLTNSSLTAFPVCLPETLETLDLSNNLLEEVNGTEIANLPQLHTLSLRQNHLQAVRWGSEALSSLLSLDLSFNKLSSVPSCHSSALPNLRWLSLAGNPLIEIQPLAFSCYPQLQFLNLSATLLGQDDSRGIRESAFTISTSPSEATNRPGNTISVLDLSGTFLEKIQLEWARDLPNLRSLHLTKMSRLRSLDTDFFKSMPGLHELNCQDSRSLGFVRTEMFDSALHLSHLSFENCNLSSFNAWNTTNSSDSIIINLYGNPLLCDCQLSWLLSNPKKVVLQKPWETFCNTSHKDWGRPSTSFSLLELYDKCQSERNVTLPDSNTPSPEHDAFSLTSYDATTVVTTTDSAPLTKDTYTSSLIQRNVTSTMAANPTEPMLTKANSSSHKEEALSESASNPPSFASVTISLGFLKELYSQSSDYGSTSQAETDQLKRDLRTTNATFPQEGPFNHPTSDYSTRATGNPDATDHYIHTSATPAGEGIPQTTLQHLNSARSNAQSEPASTRSLIHYVDDYDYDEQSTETPVQLAYISCDYNPCRHLQKPCSELQSASQCLCPGVSREDEVPDPPRLREVSEVTDSSAQIRWCAPNSVVHTYELTLHAHGNEDRQFVLDNIYSTARQYTLYNLLPYTTYHICVTASNKAGSSQTASQGIPGNSCTRFKTKPSYKSVFVALSAASGLFLISTIILSVCLCKACKKPQSEQYGTHLVSYKNPAFDYPLKLQTTN, from the exons ATGTTTTCACACTTGCTCATCCTCTCTCTGCTGGTGGGGAACACAGCATCGGGCCCggtgagcagagcagagcctgcAGCATCCAGGGACATCACCACCTTTTTCCAGCTGGCTCAGGAAGACTCTTGGGAGAACGTTAATCTCACcagcatgtcctgtgaggaTCAGAAGAACAGGACCTGGATCACCCTGCAGCTGACCAACAGCAGCCTGACAGCTTTCCCTGTCTGCCTTCCAGAGACCCTGGAGACCTTGGATCTCAGCAACAACCTCTTAGAAGAGGTGAATGGCACGGAGATAGCAAACCTCCCACAGCTGCACACCCTCTCGCTGAGGCAGAACCATCTCCAGGCAGTTCGATGGGGATCTGAAGCCCTCAGCAGCCTCCTCTCCCTGGACTTAAGCTTTAATAAGCTGTCCTCTGTGCCATCATgccacagctctgccctgcctAACCTGAGGTGGTTGTCCCTGGCTGGAAATCCATTGATTGAAATCCAGCCACTGGCTTTTTCCTGTTACCCTCAACTACAGTTCCTGAACCTCTCTGCAACACTGCTCGGGCAGGATGACAGCAGAGGAATTAGGGAGTCTGCTTTTACCATCAGCACATCTCCCAGTGAGGCCACGAACAGGCCTGGAAACACCATCAGCGTGCTTGATCTGAGTGGGACCTTTCTTGAGAAAA ttcaaCTAGAGTGGGCCAGAGACTTGCCCAACCTCAGATCACTCCACCTGACAAAGATGTCACGATTAAGAAGCCTTGATACTGACTTCTTCAAGTCCATGCCTGGTCTCCACGAGCTGAACTGTCAAGACTCCCGCTCACTGGGTTTTGTGAGGACAGAGATGTTTGACAGTGCTCTTCATCTGAGCCATCTCTCGTTTGAGAA CTGTAACCTGAGTTCCTTTAATGCTTGGAATACCACCAATTCATCAGATAGCATCATCATCAACTTGTACGGAAATCCTCTGTTATGCGActgccagctctcctggctgctcTCCAACCCCAAGAAAGTTGTGCTGCAAAA GCCTTGGGAGACTTTTTGCAACACATCCCACAAGGATTGGGGCAGAccttcaacatctttttcaCTGCTAGAGCTCTACGATAAATGCCAGTCTGAGAGAAACGTTACGCTGCCTGATTCAAACACACCCTCTCCTGAACACGATGCTTTCAGCCTTACCAGTTATGATGCCACTACTGTAGTAACAACAACAGACTCTGCTCCGCTAACCAAAGACACTTACACCAGCTCCCTAATTCAGAGGAATGTAACGAGCACGATGGCAGCCAACCCAACTGAGCCGATGCTCACAAAAGCCAACAGTTCCTCCCACAAGGAGGAGGCACTTTCTGAATCCGCGAGCAATCCCCCTTCCTTCGCATCCGTAACCATCTCCCTGGGTTTTCTCAAAGAACTCTACAGTCAGTCCTCAGATTATGGCTCCACAAGTCAAGCTGAAACAGATCAGCTGAAGAGAGATCTCAGAACAACCAATGCGACGTTTCCCCAGGAAGGCCCATTCAACCACCCCACTAGTGATTATTCTACTAGAGCAACAGGAAACCCCGATGCAACTGACCATTATATTCACACTTCTGCCACTCCTGCTGGGGAAGGTATACCACAAACAACCCTACAACACCTGAACTCCGCAAGGAGCAATGCTCAGTCAGAGCCTGCATCCACCAGATCACTGATACACTATGTAGACGACTACGATTATGATGAACAGTCGACGGAAACCCCAGTGCAACTGGCGTACATCTCCTGTGACTACAATCCTTGCAGGCACCTTCAGAAGCCGTGCAGTGAACTTCAGAGTGCATCCCAATGTTTATGTCCTGGCGTGTCGAGGGAAGATGAGGTTCCAGATCCACCGAGGCTCAGAGAGGTGTCTGAAGTTACAGACAGCTCTGCACAGATACGCTGGTGCGCCCCAAATTCAGTTGTTCACACCTATGAGCTGACACTTCATGCCCACGGCAATGAGGACAGACAGTTTGTCCTGGACAATATTTATTCCACAGCAAGGCAGTACACTCTGTATAATCTATTACCGTACACCACTTACCACATTTGCGTGACTGCTTCAAACAAAGCAGGGTCAAGCCAGACAGCAAGTCAGGGAATTCCAGGCAATTCATGCaccagatttaaaacaaaacccagctaCAAGTCTGTCTTTGTTGCTCTGTCTGCAGCAAGCGGACTCTTTCTCATTTCCACAATTATTTTGTCTGTATGTCTGTGTAAGGCATGTAAAAAGCCTCAGAGTGAGCAATATGGTACACACTTAGTCTCTTACAAGAACCCAGCATTTGATTATCCGTTAAAACTACAAACCACTAATTAG
- the CCT4 gene encoding T-complex protein 1 subunit delta, whose amino-acid sequence MPENTGAKAHGGAGNRAKGTYQDRDKPSQIRFSNISAGKAVADAIRTSLGPKGMDKMIQDAKGDVTITNDGATILKQMQVLHPAAKMLVELSKAQDIEAGDGTTSVVVIAGALLDACSRLLQKGIHPTIISESFQKALDKGIEVLTNMAQPVELSDRETLLNSATTSLNSKVVCQYSSLLSPMSVDAVMKVIDPTTASSVDLRDIKIVKKLGGTIDDCELVEGLVLTQKVANTGVTRVEKAKIGLIQFCLSAPKTDMDNQIVVSDYAQMDRVLREERAYILNLVKQIKKAGCNVLLIQKSILRDALSDLALHFLNKMKIMVVKDIERDDIEFICKTIGTKPVAHIDQFTPDMLGSAELAEEVNLNGSGKLIKITGCTNPGKTVTIVVRGSNKLVLEEAERSIHDALCVIRCLVKKRALIAGGGAPEIELALRLNEYARTLRGMDSYCVRAYGDALEVIPSTLAENAGLNPISTVTELRNRHAQGEKTAGINVRKGGISNILEELVVQPLLVSLSALTLATETVRSILKIDDVVNTR is encoded by the exons ATGCCGGAGAACACGGGGGCCAAAGCCCACGGCGGAGCGGGGAACCGGGCCAAGGGCACCTACCAGGACCGGGATAAACCCTCCCAGATCCGCTTCAGCAACATCTCCGCCGGCAAAG CTGTTGCCGATGCAATTAGAACAAGCCTTGGACCAAAGGGAATGGATAAAATG aTTCAGGATGCTAAAGGAGATGTGACAATCACTAATGATGGTGCTACTATTCTGAAACAAATGCAGGTTCTGCACCCTGCAGCCAAAATG TTGGTCGAGCTGTCAAAAGCACAAGATATTGAAGCTGGTGATGGCACTACATCTGTTGTTGTCATTGCTGGAGCTCTTTTGGATGCCTGTTCCAGACTTCTTCAGAAAG GAATCCACCCTACCATAATTTCAGAGTCATTCCAGAAAGCTTTGGATAAAGGTATTGAAGTATTGACCAACATGGCGCAGCCAGTGGAACTGAGTGACAGAGAAACCTTGCTGAATAGTGCAACTACTTCGCTGAATTCAAAG GTTGTGTGTCAGTATTCTAGTTTACTTTCTCCAATGAGTGTAGACGCAGTGATGAAGGTGATTGACCCCACTACAGCTAGTAGCGTGGACCTCAGAGATATTAAAATTGTTAAGAAGTTGGG AGGCACAATTGATGATTGTGAACTGGTTGAAGGCCTAGTGCTGACTCAGAAGGTGGCAAATACTGGTGTAACTAGAGTGGAAAAAGCCAAAATTGGCCTCATTCAGTTCTGCTTGTCTGCTCCAAAGACAGAT atggaCAACCAAATAGTTGTTTCTGATTATGCTCAAATGGACAGAGTACTGCGTGAAGAGAGAGCCTATATTCTAAATTTAGTTAAGCAAATTAAGAAGGCTGGATGCAATGTGCTGCTGATTCAGAAGTCTATTCTGCG GGACGCTCTTAGTGACCTAGCCCTccattttctgaacaaaatgAAGATCATGGTGGTTAAAGACATTGAAAGAGATGACATTGAGTTTATATGTAAG acaaTTGGAACTAAGCCCGTTGCTCATATTGACCAGTTTACTCCTGACATGCTGGGGTCTGctgagctggcagaggaggTCAACTTGAACGGTTCTGGGAAACTAATAAAG ATTACAGGCTGCACAAACCCTGGGAAAACTGTAACCATTGTGGTACGTGGATCCAACAAACTTGTTCTAGAAGAGGCTGAGCGTTCAATTCACGATGCCCTGTGTGTCATAAGATGCTTAGTTAAGAAAAG AGCTTTAATTGCAGGAGGTGGAGCACCAGAGATAGAGTTGGCACTGCGCTTGAACGAGTATGCTCGCACTTTGAGGGGTATGGACTCGTATTGCGTCCGTGCGTATGGTGATGCCCTGGAAGTCATACCATCTACACTGGCTGAAAATGCAGGTCTCAATCCTATTTCAACGGTAACAGAGCTGAGAAACAGACACGCTCAAGGGGAGAAAACAGCTGGCATTAATGTCAGAAAG GGTGGCATTTCCAACATCTTGGAGGAATTGGTTGTCCAGCCACTGCTAGTGTCTTTGAGCGCATTGACTCTTGCAACAGAAACTGTGCGCAGTATTCTTAAGATTGATGATGTG